In Scylla paramamosain isolate STU-SP2022 unplaced genomic scaffold, ASM3559412v1 Contig8, whole genome shotgun sequence, a single window of DNA contains:
- the LOC135096899 gene encoding uncharacterized protein LOC135096899, whose product MFEGDVRWQLRHLSQCVALDEWCSTSLPWSTRKKRRLKKIALCSMIIAVLCEEEEEMTRREWCKDWLHKRNERGSHATILQELRTGYESDFTNYMRMDPNTFYDLLEKLKPFITKQDTCMRESISPAARLEATLRYLSTGCSYSSLQYSTRISKQSLSAIIPDMCQTIYDVLKDPYLKTPQTAEEWKRVAQGFSKKWNFPNCIGAVDGKHILIRPPPDSGSFYYNYKGSHSIVLMAVSNADSNFIYVDVGTNGRVSDGGVWGNCSLNQRIEAGSAGMPDDEVLPNSSKILPYVIVADDAFPLKRHIMKPFSHQNQNLEQRVFSYRLSRARRTVENAFGILAKRFEVFHKAINLEPKKVEKIVLACTALHNYLRKAPITPTLCSDANIENADEILGMLPLEYEEHTTINGTIVRNLYMKYFNEEGTVIWQNRHT is encoded by the exons ATGTTCGAAGGTGATGTCCGTTGGCAACTCAGGCATTTAAGTCAGTGTGTGGCCTTGGACGAGTGGTGCAGTACATCACTACCATggtccacaagaaaaaaaagaaggctaaAAAAAATTGCACTATGCAGCATGATCATTGCTGTActctgtgaggaggaggaggagatgacaagAAGGGAATGGTGCAAGGACTGGTTGCACAAACGAAATGAAAGGGGAAGCCATGCAACCATTTTGCAAGAATTGAGAACTGGCTATGAATCGGACTTTACGAACTATATGCGGATGGACCCAAATACCTTCTACGATTTATTGGAAAAGTTAAAACCTTTTATAACAAAGCAGGACACCTGTATGAGGGAGAGCATTTCACCTGCAGCACGTCTGGAAGCAACGTTGAGGTACCTTTCCACCGGGTGCTCCTACAGTTCACTTCAATACAGCACAAGGATTTCAAAACAGAGTCTGTCTGCAATCATTCCTGATATGTGCCAAACCATCTATGATGTGCTTAAGGATCCATACTTAAAG ACACCCCAAACAGCGGAGGAGTGGAAGCGTGTAGCACAGGGATTTTCCAAGAAATGGAACTTTCCTAATTGCATCGGAGCAGTTGACGGGAAGCACATCCTGATAAGGCCACCACCTGATAGCGgctccttctactacaactacaaaggAAGCCACAGCATAGTGTTAATGGCTGTCTCCAATGCAGACTCAAACTTCATATATGTTGACGTGGGCACTAATGGAAGAGTGTCGGATGGTGGAGTGTGGGGTAACTGTTCTCTCAACCAGCGTATTGAAGCAGGATCTGCCGGTATGCCAGATGATGAGGTACTCCCAAACAGCTCAAAAATATTACCATATGTGATCGTTGCTGATGATGCATTTCCTCTGAAGCGTCATATCATgaagcctttctctcatcaaaaTCAAAACCTTGAGCAACGTGTGTTTTCCTACCGACTGTCAAGAGCTCGACGCACCGTAGAAAACGCATTCGGAATACTTGCTAAAAGATTTGAAGTGTTTCATAAAGCCATTAACCTTGAAccaaaaaaagtagagaaaatagTTCTTGCTTGCACTGCACTACATAATTACCTTCGCAAAGCACCTATCACCCCAACTTTGTGTTCTGATGCAAATATAGAAAACGCTGATGAAATCCTTGGCATGCTACCGCTCGAGTATGAAGAACACACCACCATCAACGGCACAATTGTACGCAATCTGTATATGAAATATTTCAATGAGGAAGGTACTGTGATCTGGCAAAACAGACATACATGA
- the LOC135096900 gene encoding uncharacterized protein LOC135096900, with protein sequence MTSEASTKWCTGHCPCSQHRNVRHCLVWNYTILPDTRRAKSLGYRIFKVRQFISSHRPVTMASSTSVNEKSCHWDRKETLLLIELYRQNPCLWNVKSTVYKDRNKRVAAINEITAGLNRNGLSVTASEVKKKIESIRSQYRRELRKQEKSKKSGAGADDIYTPILWCFDDLCFLNDGDSKRESVSSMDSQVSLVPEEVSDHEIFNDPILQQNEDGSVTHTTPTPVTPVPSTSHDNVPPATPESSRIQTQTTRGRKRSLLTDERHEVLEEALHQLKELSRSEKDSDEESAFGDVVTNDLRKMNVENRIHAQKLISEVLYLGKLGKLTFSSKVVG encoded by the exons ATGACGTCAGAAGCGAGCACCAAGTGGTGTACCGGACATTGTCCGTGTTCGCAGCATCGAAACGTCAGACACTGTCTGGTGTGGAATTATACGATACTGCCAGACACTCGACGAGCAAAGTCACTTGGTTACAGGATTTTCAAAGTCCGTCAGTTCATTAGTTCTCATCGTCCTGTGACCATGGCCAGCAGTACCTCAGTCAATGAGAAGAGTTGCCACTGGGACAGAAAAGAGACCCTGCTACTAATAGAACTATACCGGCAGAATCCATGCCTATGGAATGTAAAGTCTACTGTGTACAAGGATAGGAACAAACGTGTCGCGGCCATTAATGAAATAACGGCAGGACTGAATAGAAATGGATTATCTGTTACTGCTtctgaagtgaagaaaaaaatagaatccaTCCGTAGTCAATATAGGAGAGAACTACGAAAACAGGAGAAATCAAAGAAGTCGGGGGCTGGTGCTGACGACATTTACACCCCCATATTATGGTGTTTTGATGACCTCTGCTTCCTCAACGATGGCGACAGCAAGAGAGAATCCGTGTCAAGTATGGATAGCCAAGTGTCTCTTGTGCCTGAAGAAGTGTCTGATCATGAG ATTTTCAATGATCCTATACTTCAACAAAATGAAGATGGTTCTGTAACCCATACAACACCAACGCCTGTCACACCTGTCCCAAGTACATCGCATGATAATGTACCACCTGCAACGCCTGAGTCTTCACGCATTCAGACTCAAACTACCCGAGGGAGAAAAAGGTCTTTACTCACTGACGAGAGGCATGAGGTGCTTGAAGAAGCGCTTCATCAACTGAAAGAATTATCTCGATCGGAGAAGGATAGCGATGAAGAAAGTgcttttggtgatgttgttacCAATGATTTGCGAAAGATGAATGTAGAAAATAGGATCCATGCACAGAAACTAATTTCTGAGGTACTTTATCTGGGGAAATTAGGGAAGCTCACCTTTTCATCCAAGGTTGTTGGCTAA